The sequence CCGCCGTAGTAACTACAAAATAATCGGATATTGCCGTTAAACTGCGCACGTCTAAAATAACGGTATTTACGGCTTTTTTATCGTCTGCAATCTGCGCCGCTTTCACAGCCAAACCACGGAAATCAATTTTTTCCATTTTGCCCTCTTTTTAATGTTTTACTTTTATCAAATTTATCGTAAACTTCACAATCCGCGCCAACCAAAACGCCGGCGCCGTAATAACTGTTTTTATTATACGAAATTATTATGTTTTGACAACCTAAAATTTTTGCAAGTTTCAACGACAGCGCAAAATTTCCTTTGTAATCTTTAATTATTGTTTGCTCGTAATACTCGGGGTAGTTGCTCCAATCCGCAACGTCAAACTTTTTTTCTCTTAAAAACCATGAAACTTTCTCGCCCATTCGCTGTTTTTTTGACGCGTTTCTAACTTCTATTGTTATGTTTGGGAAATCTTTTAAATTTGTTTGCGGAAAATAAACTTCTTCAAAAAAAGCGTCGGCATTTTGCGAATCCGTAATAGTTCTTGCATGCGAGTTTCTAACGGGCAAATCGCAAAACATTATGAGCGTTTTTTTGATATCAAAATACAAAACGCTCCAGCTTAAAGCTTTTTTTGAAATATTTGTGTTGAAATTTTTATAACCGCTTCTTGCTTTAAAAAAATCAA is a genomic window of Endomicrobium proavitum containing:
- a CDS encoding LytR C-terminal domain-containing protein, encoding MPQNEKLKKYLIAFAAAIIIIVAAYFTFFRTDPFIKNLMSSDTTRFTLILYGTEKTLPQELNAFLISYEKKSKVLKIVTVNTDVVVLKKRVKAESLKANFNKLAQKDINRAVENCLAELAEITNDNFKADYYIAMDYDVFSEFVDKKQKNIIVDISSGSRTFQLFQQLQVAKNVVKKIKSGTLVDFFKARSGYKNFNTNISKKALSWSVLYFDIKKTLIMFCDLPVRNSHARTITDSQNADAFFEEVYFPQTNLKDFPNITIEVRNASKKQRMGEKVSWFLREKKFDVADWSNYPEYYEQTIIKDYKGNFALSLKLAKILGCQNIIISYNKNSYYGAGVLVGADCEVYDKFDKSKTLKRGQNGKN